The following are from one region of the Cottoperca gobio chromosome 13, fCotGob3.1, whole genome shotgun sequence genome:
- the septin4b gene encoding septin 4b isoform X2, with product METNSDTEDQDKEYVGFATLPNQVHRKSVKKGFDFTLMVAGESGLGKSTLVNSLFLTDLYKDRKLLNAEERITQTVEITKHTVDIEEKGVKLKLTIVDTPGFGDAVNNTECWKSVADYIDQQFEQYFRDESGLNRKNIQDNRVHCCLYFISPFGHGLRPLDVEFMKALHEKVNIVPILAKADTLTPSEVKKKKLKIREEIEQYGIKIYQFPDCDSDEDEDFKQQDHQLKESIPFAVIGSNTVVEAKGKRVRGRLYPWGIVEVENSAHCDFVKLRNMLVRTHMQDLKDVTRETHYENYRAHCIQSMTRMVVKERNRNGSEMQRRTEQTYRQRKLTRESGTDFPIPVVPGVADETEKLIREKDEELRRMQKMLQRIQDQMHNQKEGY from the exons ATGGAAACAAACAGTGATACAGAG gaCCAGGACAAGGAATACGTGGGTTTTGCGACGCTGCCAAACCAGGTGCACCGCAAGTCAGTGAAGAAGGGATTTGACTTCACGCTCATGGTGGCAG GGGAGTCTGGCCTGGGAAAGTCCACCCTGGTCAACAGTCTCTTTCTCACAGATCTTTACAAAGATAGGAAGTTGCTCAATGCTGAAG AGCGAATCACACAGACGGTAGAAATCACTAAACACACAGTGGATATAGAAGAGAAAGGTGTCAAACTGAAGCTCACCATCGTGGACACGCCAGGGTTTGGGGATGCTGTAAACAACACTGAATG CTGGAAGTCAGTGGCCGACTACATCGACCAGCAGTTTGAGCAGTACTTCAGGGATGAGAGTGGCCTCAACCGCAAGAACATCCAGGACAACCGTGTGCACTGCTGCCTCTATTTCATCTCGCCCTTTGGTCATGG GCTCCGGCCTTTGGATGTGGAATTTATGAAAGCTCTACATGAGAAGGTTAACATCGTCCCCATCTTGGCCAAAGCAGACACACTCACCCCTAGTGAGGtcaagaaaaagaaactcaaG ATCCGAGAGGAGATTGAGCAGTATGGTATCAAGATATACCAGTTCCCCGACTGTGACTCTGACGAAGATGAGGACTTTAAGCAGCAGGACCATCAGCTGAAG GAAAGCATTCCCTTCGCAGTGATTGGCAGCAACACTGTTGTGGAGGCCAAAGGAAAGAGGGTGCGAGGTCGTCTCTATCCCTGGGGCATCGTAGAGG TGGAGAACTCTGCACACTGTGACTTCGTGAAGCTGAGGAACATGCTCGTTCGCACACATATGCAAGATCTGAAGGACGTGACCCGGGAGACTCACTACGAGAACTACAGAGCCCATTGCATCCAGAGCATGACCCGCATGGTGGTGAAGGAACGCAACCGCAA TGGATCAGAAATGCAAAGGAGAACCGAACAGACATATCGTCAGCG TAAACTCACCAGAGAGAGCGGCACAGACTTTCCCATCCCTGTGGTGCCCGGAGTGGCGGACGAGACAGAAAAGCTCATCCgagagaaagatgaggag TTGCGGCGGATGCAGAAGATGCTGCAGAGGATCCAGGATCAAATGCACAATCAGAAAGAAGGCTATTAA
- the septin4b gene encoding septin 4b isoform X4, translating into MCAPFRLEIAECTFAPVAMEDSDHEAHSSSEEHNSCPASPNHSRDHDPEQHSSHSDDSEVENIMQDPHHQGGHGHHDHTHHHHHEPHDADREAEGEDRPHTPSYLRHPVAGRAQSDSGSEPSLPVKKSVEFDLPCPTSPTSPTRPKSPWARFDPYENNKDQDKEYVGFATLPNQVHRKSVKKGFDFTLMVAGESGLGKSTLVNSLFLTDLYKDRKLLNAEERITQTVEITKHTVDIEEKGVKLKLTIVDTPGFGDAVNNTECWKSVADYIDQQFEQYFRDESGLNRKNIQDNRVHCCLYFISPFGHGLRPLDVEFMKALHEKVNIVPILAKADTLTPSEVKKKKLKIREEIEQYGIKIYQFPDCDSDEDEDFKQQDHQLKESIPFAVIGSNTVVEAKGKRVRGRLYPWGIVEVENSAHCDFVKLRNMLVRTHMQDLKDVTRETHYENYRAHCIQSMTRMVVKERNRNKLTRESGTDFPIPVVPGVADETEKLIREKDEELRRMQKMLQRIQDQMHNQKEGY; encoded by the exons ATGTGTGCTCCCTTCCGGTTGGAGATTGCAGAGTGCACTTTTGCTCCAGTCGCAATGGAGGACAGTGACCACGAGGCTCACTCTTCATCAGAGGAGCATAACTCCTGCCCTGCCTCCCCTAATCACAGCAGGGACCATGATCCTGAACAG CATTCAAGCCATTCAGACGACTCAGAGGTGGAGAACATTATGCAAGACCCTCACCACCAAGGAGGGCATGGCCACCATGACCACACGCACCACCACCATCATGAGCCTCATGATGCAGACAGGGAAGCTGAGGGCGAAGACCGCCCCCATACCCCATCATATTTGCGTCACCCTGTGGCAGGCAGGGCGCAGTCGGATTCAGGTTCAGAGCCAAGTTTACCGGTGAAAAAAAGTGTGGAGTTTGACTTGCCGTGCCCCACCAGTCCCACCAGTCCCACCAGGCCCAAGAGTCCCTGGGCTCGATTTGACCCGTACGAGAATAATAAG gaCCAGGACAAGGAATACGTGGGTTTTGCGACGCTGCCAAACCAGGTGCACCGCAAGTCAGTGAAGAAGGGATTTGACTTCACGCTCATGGTGGCAG GGGAGTCTGGCCTGGGAAAGTCCACCCTGGTCAACAGTCTCTTTCTCACAGATCTTTACAAAGATAGGAAGTTGCTCAATGCTGAAG AGCGAATCACACAGACGGTAGAAATCACTAAACACACAGTGGATATAGAAGAGAAAGGTGTCAAACTGAAGCTCACCATCGTGGACACGCCAGGGTTTGGGGATGCTGTAAACAACACTGAATG CTGGAAGTCAGTGGCCGACTACATCGACCAGCAGTTTGAGCAGTACTTCAGGGATGAGAGTGGCCTCAACCGCAAGAACATCCAGGACAACCGTGTGCACTGCTGCCTCTATTTCATCTCGCCCTTTGGTCATGG GCTCCGGCCTTTGGATGTGGAATTTATGAAAGCTCTACATGAGAAGGTTAACATCGTCCCCATCTTGGCCAAAGCAGACACACTCACCCCTAGTGAGGtcaagaaaaagaaactcaaG ATCCGAGAGGAGATTGAGCAGTATGGTATCAAGATATACCAGTTCCCCGACTGTGACTCTGACGAAGATGAGGACTTTAAGCAGCAGGACCATCAGCTGAAG GAAAGCATTCCCTTCGCAGTGATTGGCAGCAACACTGTTGTGGAGGCCAAAGGAAAGAGGGTGCGAGGTCGTCTCTATCCCTGGGGCATCGTAGAGG TGGAGAACTCTGCACACTGTGACTTCGTGAAGCTGAGGAACATGCTCGTTCGCACACATATGCAAGATCTGAAGGACGTGACCCGGGAGACTCACTACGAGAACTACAGAGCCCATTGCATCCAGAGCATGACCCGCATGGTGGTGAAGGAACGCAACCGCAA TAAACTCACCAGAGAGAGCGGCACAGACTTTCCCATCCCTGTGGTGCCCGGAGTGGCGGACGAGACAGAAAAGCTCATCCgagagaaagatgaggag TTGCGGCGGATGCAGAAGATGCTGCAGAGGATCCAGGATCAAATGCACAATCAGAAAGAAGGCTATTAA
- the septin4b gene encoding septin 4b isoform X3 encodes MENPSSNNRFRSTIFNHDDEDQDKEYVGFATLPNQVHRKSVKKGFDFTLMVAGESGLGKSTLVNSLFLTDLYKDRKLLNAEERITQTVEITKHTVDIEEKGVKLKLTIVDTPGFGDAVNNTECWKSVADYIDQQFEQYFRDESGLNRKNIQDNRVHCCLYFISPFGHGLRPLDVEFMKALHEKVNIVPILAKADTLTPSEVKKKKLKIREEIEQYGIKIYQFPDCDSDEDEDFKQQDHQLKESIPFAVIGSNTVVEAKGKRVRGRLYPWGIVEVENSAHCDFVKLRNMLVRTHMQDLKDVTRETHYENYRAHCIQSMTRMVVKERNRNKLTRESGTDFPIPVVPGVADETEKLIREKDEELRRMQKMLQRIQDQMHNQKEGY; translated from the exons gaCCAGGACAAGGAATACGTGGGTTTTGCGACGCTGCCAAACCAGGTGCACCGCAAGTCAGTGAAGAAGGGATTTGACTTCACGCTCATGGTGGCAG GGGAGTCTGGCCTGGGAAAGTCCACCCTGGTCAACAGTCTCTTTCTCACAGATCTTTACAAAGATAGGAAGTTGCTCAATGCTGAAG AGCGAATCACACAGACGGTAGAAATCACTAAACACACAGTGGATATAGAAGAGAAAGGTGTCAAACTGAAGCTCACCATCGTGGACACGCCAGGGTTTGGGGATGCTGTAAACAACACTGAATG CTGGAAGTCAGTGGCCGACTACATCGACCAGCAGTTTGAGCAGTACTTCAGGGATGAGAGTGGCCTCAACCGCAAGAACATCCAGGACAACCGTGTGCACTGCTGCCTCTATTTCATCTCGCCCTTTGGTCATGG GCTCCGGCCTTTGGATGTGGAATTTATGAAAGCTCTACATGAGAAGGTTAACATCGTCCCCATCTTGGCCAAAGCAGACACACTCACCCCTAGTGAGGtcaagaaaaagaaactcaaG ATCCGAGAGGAGATTGAGCAGTATGGTATCAAGATATACCAGTTCCCCGACTGTGACTCTGACGAAGATGAGGACTTTAAGCAGCAGGACCATCAGCTGAAG GAAAGCATTCCCTTCGCAGTGATTGGCAGCAACACTGTTGTGGAGGCCAAAGGAAAGAGGGTGCGAGGTCGTCTCTATCCCTGGGGCATCGTAGAGG TGGAGAACTCTGCACACTGTGACTTCGTGAAGCTGAGGAACATGCTCGTTCGCACACATATGCAAGATCTGAAGGACGTGACCCGGGAGACTCACTACGAGAACTACAGAGCCCATTGCATCCAGAGCATGACCCGCATGGTGGTGAAGGAACGCAACCGCAA TAAACTCACCAGAGAGAGCGGCACAGACTTTCCCATCCCTGTGGTGCCCGGAGTGGCGGACGAGACAGAAAAGCTCATCCgagagaaagatgaggag TTGCGGCGGATGCAGAAGATGCTGCAGAGGATCCAGGATCAAATGCACAATCAGAAAGAAGGCTATTAA
- the septin4b gene encoding septin 4b isoform X1, translated as MENPSSNNRFRSTIFNHDDEDQDKEYVGFATLPNQVHRKSVKKGFDFTLMVAGESGLGKSTLVNSLFLTDLYKDRKLLNAEERITQTVEITKHTVDIEEKGVKLKLTIVDTPGFGDAVNNTECWKSVADYIDQQFEQYFRDESGLNRKNIQDNRVHCCLYFISPFGHGLRPLDVEFMKALHEKVNIVPILAKADTLTPSEVKKKKLKIREEIEQYGIKIYQFPDCDSDEDEDFKQQDHQLKESIPFAVIGSNTVVEAKGKRVRGRLYPWGIVEVENSAHCDFVKLRNMLVRTHMQDLKDVTRETHYENYRAHCIQSMTRMVVKERNRNGSEMQRRTEQTYRQRKLTRESGTDFPIPVVPGVADETEKLIREKDEELRRMQKMLQRIQDQMHNQKEGY; from the exons gaCCAGGACAAGGAATACGTGGGTTTTGCGACGCTGCCAAACCAGGTGCACCGCAAGTCAGTGAAGAAGGGATTTGACTTCACGCTCATGGTGGCAG GGGAGTCTGGCCTGGGAAAGTCCACCCTGGTCAACAGTCTCTTTCTCACAGATCTTTACAAAGATAGGAAGTTGCTCAATGCTGAAG AGCGAATCACACAGACGGTAGAAATCACTAAACACACAGTGGATATAGAAGAGAAAGGTGTCAAACTGAAGCTCACCATCGTGGACACGCCAGGGTTTGGGGATGCTGTAAACAACACTGAATG CTGGAAGTCAGTGGCCGACTACATCGACCAGCAGTTTGAGCAGTACTTCAGGGATGAGAGTGGCCTCAACCGCAAGAACATCCAGGACAACCGTGTGCACTGCTGCCTCTATTTCATCTCGCCCTTTGGTCATGG GCTCCGGCCTTTGGATGTGGAATTTATGAAAGCTCTACATGAGAAGGTTAACATCGTCCCCATCTTGGCCAAAGCAGACACACTCACCCCTAGTGAGGtcaagaaaaagaaactcaaG ATCCGAGAGGAGATTGAGCAGTATGGTATCAAGATATACCAGTTCCCCGACTGTGACTCTGACGAAGATGAGGACTTTAAGCAGCAGGACCATCAGCTGAAG GAAAGCATTCCCTTCGCAGTGATTGGCAGCAACACTGTTGTGGAGGCCAAAGGAAAGAGGGTGCGAGGTCGTCTCTATCCCTGGGGCATCGTAGAGG TGGAGAACTCTGCACACTGTGACTTCGTGAAGCTGAGGAACATGCTCGTTCGCACACATATGCAAGATCTGAAGGACGTGACCCGGGAGACTCACTACGAGAACTACAGAGCCCATTGCATCCAGAGCATGACCCGCATGGTGGTGAAGGAACGCAACCGCAA TGGATCAGAAATGCAAAGGAGAACCGAACAGACATATCGTCAGCG TAAACTCACCAGAGAGAGCGGCACAGACTTTCCCATCCCTGTGGTGCCCGGAGTGGCGGACGAGACAGAAAAGCTCATCCgagagaaagatgaggag TTGCGGCGGATGCAGAAGATGCTGCAGAGGATCCAGGATCAAATGCACAATCAGAAAGAAGGCTATTAA